The genomic region ACCTGTGAAAACTATAACGGACAACTCACGGGAAATAAGGGTGTTCACAAAAGATGGGAAGCAAATATGGTAGAAGAGTTTTTGCTGGACGCAATGAACACCTCCGGCAGATTAATCGGTTTTGATGACCCTGTTTCCCAGGCGTTTCTAATTGTTGAAGAATCTTTTCCCCATGTTAGTACCATCCTTGCAGCCGAAACCAAGGCTCGAGAAACAATTCCTGTCCAATCCAGGTCTACAATCTCAGATTGGAAAGTGTCCATGTTTGGAAGTGAGTATATTAGGGTTCTTTACGATGAAACCGGGGTACTGGCCGTCTCTCGGATGGAAATGGCTTCCCTCCGTGTGGCATCTTACTGGCATTCGGCCTGGGTGGCGGCGGGGAAACCGTCACCGCCGACCCGTTGAACCCTTAACAAAGAAATCTCATGGGTTCACATTTTTCATTGACTGCTGAAACTGTTGACGGCGGGCAGTCTGATATATTTTCCGTCTCCCAGATTACAGCAGAGATTAAGGCGTTGCTTGATGGGGCGTTTCCGGCTGTCTGGGTTGAAGGGGAAATTTCAAACTTTACCCATCATTTTGCTTCAGGGCATATGTACTTCACGCTGAAGGACGAAAAAGCCGAGCTGAGAGCAGCCATGTTCAGGGGATATAATGAACATCTGAAGTTCCCTGTGGAAAACGGAATGATGGTTTTGGCCAATGGGGATATTTCTGTTTATGAGGCAAGAGGTCAGTATCAGCTGCTGGTTAGACGCATGGAACCAGCAGGAGTGGGAACGCTTTATCTTGCCTTCGAGGCACTAAAAAAAAAGCTGGAAGGTGAGGGCCTTTTTGACGAAAGTCGTAAGCAATCGTTACCTCCTTACCCTTTCCGGATCGGCATTGTCACCTCTGGTTCAGGTGCGACAATTCAGGATATAAGGAATGTTCTATCGAGACGGGCACCTCATTTAGAACTGATCCTTCGCCCCACACTGGTCCAGGGTAACGCTGCAGCCGAGGATATTATTTCAGCAATTGGTGAATTAGAGAAGATAGGTGACCTTGATTGTATAATTGTGGGTCGAGGAGGCGGATCGTTGGAAGATCTATGGGCTTTCAATGAAGAGAAAGTGGTGAGGCGTATTGCTGCCGCCACTGTCCCAATCATCTCCGCTATTGGTCACGAGACTGATTTGACGCTGTCAGATTTTTCTGCTGACCTCAGGGCGCCCACGCCTTCAACTGCTGCCGAACTGGTGTCTCCAGCCTTAAGTGATATTAGAAGTGGCCTGGATGAAGTTGCTTGGAGACTGGGGGAAGGTCTGAAAAATAGAGTCCAATCCTCGTGGCAGCAGCTTGACGGACAGGTTTCTCGCTACGGTTTTCAGCAACCGAGAGTTCTACTGGAGCGCGGAACTGAGTATTTGAATGAGACGGCAGAGCGTCTCGCCCGGAATGTGCGGGTGATCCTGGCTATGAAAAATGCTAACCACGGTTCTGTTAGTGGAAGACTTTCTGCTGTAAACCCAACGGCCATTCTCGAAAGAGGTTATGCGATTCCATATACCCTTCCAGATAAAAGGAATCTAAAGAGTGTTAGAGGCGTCAAAAAGGGAGATCGGTTTTCTCTTCATCTTTCCGATGGAAAATTGGAAAGTGAAGTGAAGAAAATCAGTAAAGACAGGAAGTAAACGTGAGAATTGATAAAGAGACCTTAACTTCATCATTAGTGATAATTTGTTATGACTAAAAAGAAATCTCTCAAGTTCGAAGATTCTATGAAACGTCTCGAAAAAATCGTTGATCAGTTGGAAGGTGACTCTGCCTCTCTGGAAAAAAGTCTTAAACTGTTTGAAGAAGGGATGAAGCTGACGGAAGAGTGTCGAAAAATGCTTGAAGAGGCAGAGGAAAAGATAAAGAATCTGCTTGGTGAGGAAGACTGAATGAAAGTTGCATTCTGGGGGAATACCCAAAAAGAAGTTTTCTGGGAGCTTCTCCCAGAGTTGACCTCTTGGCTTCAAGAGAGGGGACAGAAAGTATTTTTCACCACCCACATTCATAAACGGCTTGAGGACAAGTCAAAATTCAATTACAGCATCATAGAAGAAGCAGACGATTTCAAGAATGTGGATTTCGTTTTAGCCATGGGTGGTGATGGAACCATCCTGTCGGCTGCCCGGGGTGTTGAACATCGTGGCACCCCTATTTTTGGTGTCCATCTCGGCGGCCTCGGTTTCCTGGCGGAAGGGACAATTGAAAATATGTACACACGTCTGGAATCAATCATCGCCGGGAACTACACCACTTTCCCTAGGATTCTTGTTGAGGCAGTCATCGAAGGAGATACGAACACCACTGTCACGGCATTGAATGACCTTGTCATAGACGCCGGGGAGGGGTTTCGACTTATGAAATGCTCTCTTTTTTCGGAGGGGCATTTTATCACATCTTATTCTGCCGACGGGCTCATCATTGCCACGCCTACTGGTTCTACAGCTTACAATCTGGCGGCGGGTGGTCCCATAGTGGCGCCATGGCTATCCCTTTTCACCGTCACACCTATATGTCCTCATACACTCTCATCCCGTCCTATCGTATTGCCTGCTAAAAATGATCTCACTATAACCTTCCTTGAAGAGGAACCCGGTGCCCGCCTCACTGTAGATGGTCAGTTGGAGTATTCTATCCCAGCAAATGGTCGAGTGGTGGTCCGAAAGGCGGACTATGAGGTAAATATGATCACCTTTGAAGACAGTGACTATTACCAGACCCTAAGGACGAAAATGGGATGGGGTCAAAACAACAGCGGCCATCAATCATAGGAAATCGGTTGACCAAATTCTACTCTTTTGCCGAAGATAAATACTTAGTATAAAGTTCAGGTCCGCAAGTAAGAAGCGCCGTTTATATCAACGATACACCCTGTCATGAAATCAGTTCCCTCAGACGCTAGTAGGACCGCTGCCCGAGCCACCTCTTCTGGCTTGGCCACTCGTCCAAAGGGACTCTGATTCTTTATTGAATTTCCTTCTGGGCCTTCTAAGATTGGGGATACCCGCTCAGTTTCTACATACCCCGGCGCTAGTGTATAGATAAAAATGTTGTGTTTGATAAGTGCCTGGGCCATGGATTGGCCGAAAGAGTTGATACCTGCCTTGCTGGCGCCGTAAGCAGGAGCAGTGGGTTCACCTCTAAAAGCGCCTCGGGAAGAAATATTGACAATTTTTCCACCCCCACGTTTTTTCATTTGTTGGATGGCACAGAATGAAACATTGGTGTGACCCACAAGATTTGTACCAAGCGTGCGATCCCAAATGGCTACCCACTCCTCATAAGATAAATCGTCAAAGTTGAACTGTTCAATTAAAGCAGCATTGTTCACAAGGATATCCATACGGTCCATACCGGTAATGACCTCTTCAACGATTCGGCTTGCTTCGTGAGGTAAAGAAATATCACCCTGGACCAGCATATGATCTTTTCCATTTAGACTTTCCAGAGTTTCTCTTCCGCCATTCTCGTTGCTGTGATAATGCACTGCAACAGTGGCGCTTGACTCGGCGAAAGCCTGAGCGATGGCTCTCCCAATCCCGCTGGATGAGCCTGTAACAAGAACTGTTTTCCCTCTGTAATCGATATTCATTTAGTGCCTCTATTTTTCATTTTCATATGTTTCCGTTATTCGGTGCCAAGTGGATTCTATGTTGCTTTGCTCTGTAAGGGGAGAACCCACACAAAGCCTTAGTGTGTACTTGTTATTCAGTTTGGTGTGTGTGAGATACATTTTACCACTGCTGTTCAGCTTAAAGAGAATCGCCTCATTGATCTCATCGCTGGTTTTTGCCCGGAAACAAACCAGATTCAAGGGTGCTGGAGCCATAATTTCAAACCGATCATCTTTCTCAACAAAAGATTTGAAGAGTTGCCCAAGTTCTACACCTTTTCGCACATGTGCTTTAAGTCCTTTTAGGCCGTAGTGTCTAATAACAAACCAAAGCTTTAACGCCCGGAACCGCCGACCCAGCGGAATCTGCCAGTCGCGATAATCGATGACAGCATCGGATTTGCTTGGTTTGTTTTTCAGATACTCAGGTAGGATGGAAAGCGTGGTCAATAGTGCTTTTCTATTGGAAACAAAGAAAGCGTCGCAATCAAAATTTGTCAGCATCCATTTGTGGGGATTAAAGCAGTAACTGTCCGCCATTTCCAACCCCTCATGAACCCAGCGAAACTCTGGGCACAGTGCCGCTGTTCCTGTCATAGCCGCATCCACATGGAGCCAGATATTTTTTTCTTTACAGATTCTCCCTATCTGAGGCAGCGGATCAAAGGCAGTAGATGAAGTGGTTCCGGAAGTAGCACAAACAAAGGCCGGTTTTTTCCCGTTCTTTAGGTCTTCCTCTATTGTCGCGGACAATGTCTCACTCTTCATGGCGAAAGTTTCATCTACTTCTATAAGCCTCAGGTTATCTTTTCCCAAGCCTGCAATTTTTACAGCTTTCTCTAAGGATGAGTGAGCCTGATTGGAAGTGTAAACTGTCAGTTCACTTTTTACACCGGACTTATTACTCCCATAATCCGTTGCCCGCTCTCGACCCGCCAAAAGGGCGCAAAGAGTGGCACTGGAGGCTGTATCGTGTATCACACCGCCGCCATCTGAGGAAGAGAGAAATTTTTTCGGCAAATCCAGCATCTCCACCAACCAGTCCATTATATGTGTTTCCAGTTCAGTGCAGGCAGGGGAGGTGGCCCACAGCATGCCGTTGACACCGAAGCCCGAGGACAGCAGATCGCCCAAAATGGCTGGACCTGAAGCATTGGCAGGAAAAAAGGCATAAAAGTTAGGGGACTGCCAGTGACTGATGCCGGGGAGTATGATGTCCTCAACATCCTTCATTACATCTTTGAAGGACTCTCCCTTAACAGGAGGATGAGGTGGAAGCTTGCTTCGAACTTCGCCTGGGGCAGCTTGGGACATAACAGGAAACTCGCCAACCTTTTCATAATAGTCGGCAATCCAGTCGATGACCTCTCGGCCCGCCTTTCGAAACTCCTCCGGCGTCATATCTGTGCCCTTGGGCAAAGGTTTATAATTTCCCGAAAAGTTGTCTGTGCCGGCGCAACATGCAGTCATTCACCACCACCAAAAGGCCGGCATCTTCAGCTAGTTTTGTGGCTTCTTGATTGATAACTCCATCCTGAAGCCAAAGGGCCTTGGCACCGATCTCAACCGCCGCTTCGGAAATGGGAACCGTATGTTCCGGTCTACGGAACACATCCACAACGTCTACTTGCTCTTGAATGGATTGAAGATCTGGATAGCAGACCATTCCAGAAATATTATTTTGGCCTGGGTTCACAGGTATAATCTTATAACCATTTGTTTTAAGGTACATAGCTACGTAATGGCTGGGCCGTTCCGGTTTGGGACTCATCCCTACCACAGCAACAGTTTTCATATTAAAGATTTGCTCGATGGTTTCTGGTTCGTTCATCACTTCCTGAAAAAGTTTCTGACAATATATGAAGCAATCTTTGGATTTTCTTTGAATCGTCTGATGGCATAAGTGTGCCACTGATCCCCGAAGGGAATGTAGTAACGTACCTTGTGGCCATCCTCCAATAGTTGTTCAAGCCTGTTTCCCATAGGGACGCCGTAGAGTACCTGGAACTCGTAGCTGTCCTTGGAAATAGCTTGATTTTCGATCCATGTCTCAAGTGTATCAATCAGATAGATATCGTGAGTGGCGATGCCGATAAAGGCTTCGTCCAAAAGACCGGCTTGAACCAGCTTTATATAATTTTCCCTGATTTCTTCTCTGTTGTGAAAAGCCGACTCTTCCGGCTCCCGGTATATTCCCTTACAGATTCGCACATTGAAATTGTCACCGTTCAATCGCTTGAGGTCGGTTTCACTACGATGAAGATATGCTTGAAGGACTGGCCCAACTCCGGCATATCTTGATTTGCACTTTTCGTAGAGGGAGAGTGTGATGTCTGTGTAGGGCGAATTCTCCATGTCGATGCGGAGGAAGTTGTCTATTCTTTTAGCCGTCTCCAACAGAGCGAACAGATTGTCTTCTGCAAGTTTATCATCATAGCCGAGGCCGAGATGGGTCAGTTTGATGGAGATGTTGCAATCGAGACTCGAATCGGCAATCACTTCGAACAGACGGATATAACTTTCGGTAATCACCTTGGCTTCTTCCACCGATTTTGAATGTTCACCCAGAATGTCCAGGGTCGCAGAGAATCCCAGCTGATTGAGTTCATAAACCACACCGAGTGCGTCCCCTTCGGTATCGCCGGCAACGTACCGCATGGCGAAAGGACGGAGCACATTTCTTGGAAGAAGGGGAAGCAACAAGTTAAGTGAACTGTTCAGAAATCCCATAGAAGCGGGCGAATTTAGCTGAAGAGACCTCCTTCGTCAATCTGTTTTGGGCAAACTGTTTCAAAAATATCACTAGAATTTATATGAGCAATTGCCCACTCTTTATTGAGGGAAATTGCTTTGCATGACCAGAGGGGTGACAATAAATTCACAGCCTGTTTTAAACAGCTCATCATACATGTATAGAGATTTTGGAACCTCGTTCATTTTTATCTTGATTGGCATCGTTCTTGTTGCTGCACCCCTCTTTATTCAGAGGATTCTAGCACCCAGAAACAAAACCTTTGACAAGATGTCAACATACGAGTGCGGGGAAGCAGTAGAGGGCCCTGCCTGGGTCAAGTTCAATATCCGTTTTTATGTGGTAGCACTCATTTTTATCATCTTTGATGTGGAAATTGTTTTCCTTTTTCCGTGGGCCGTTGTCTACAAGGAATTGGGCCTATTTGCTTTTGTAGAGATGTTGATTTTTCTGGGAATACTTTCTCTGGGTCTAGCATATGTTTGGCGGAAAGGTGATTTGGAGTGGGTTAAGGTTTCTGTTCCATACGGCCGTGGCCGTTATCGAAAGCTTACCATTACAGAAGAAACACCTGTACCACCCCCTCCCGCGCCTCAGGAGACAGAGGCCTAGTTAAACCTTCTGAATTGATGGATTTTGTGGGGATTGTCGAAAGTATCAATGCGAAGTTCGGGAAGGACTTTGCATCCATTGATGAAGAAGTTTCAGAAGAAACTGTTAGAATAACGCCAGAGCAGTGGGGGCAACTAGCCCCGTTTCTTCGGGAAGAGCCGGAACTTTTCTTTGATGCCATGATGTGTATCACAGGCATTGATGAGGGGGAAGATAGTGAAAATCTGGCTGTCGTTTATAACCTCCACTCCATGAAGCACAATCACAAACTGGAGGTCTATGTTTCTACGTTAAAGAACGACCCAAAGGTTCCTTCAGTAGAGCAGATTTGGCGAATTGCCGACTGGTTCGAAAGGGAAGTTTTCGATATGTATGGTATAGAATTTGATGGGCATCGTGACTTGCGCAGAATTTTGCTTCCCAGCGACTGGGAGGGTTTTCCGCTTCGCAAAGATTATGAATTTCCTGAAACGTGGCACGGAATTGTTGTTAATAAGATGAAAGAGGGATGGGAATAGCTGTCGAAAAGGAACTGGGTGCTTTCAGGGGCGAAGAGATGGTCCTCAATATCGGGCCGCAGCATCCAAGCACGCACGGGGTGCTTCGACTCAAGGTCCACACCGATGGTGAAATCATAACAAAGATCATACCCTACATAGGATATCTTCACAGGTGCTTTGAGAAGCATTGTGAAAACCTTACCTACGAGCAAGCGATTCCCTTTACAGACCGTTGTGATTACATCGGCTCCATGAACAACAATTTTGGTTATGCCGTTGCTGTGGAACAGTTAATGGAGATCAAAGTCCCGGAAAAGGTGGAGTTCATGCGGGTCATTGTAGCTGAAATGAACCGCATCTCCAGTCATTTGTTGGCCTTGGGCACTTTTGGACTTGATGTGGGCGCGTTTACTCCCTTCCTTTACTGTTTTCGTGATCGTGAAAGAATCCTTGATCTATTTGAGATGCTTTGTGGCGCCCGATTGCTTTACAACTACATTTGGGTGGGTGGTGTTTCTCATGATTTCCCTGTTGGGTGGGTGGAGAAGACATATGATTTTCTTGATTACTTTGAACCCAAGATCAACGAGTATAACGAACTTCTCACCTACAATAAAATTTTCATTGAGCGTTCAGCCGATATTGGCGTAATTCCATCCGATATTGCCGTGAGCTACGGTGTAACGGGTCCCAATCTGCGTGGCTCGGGGATACGATGGGATTTGAGAAAAGATGATCCTTACAGCATTTATGACCGTTTTGATTTTGACATTCCTATAGGTACTGGTGCAATGGGCTCCGTGGGTGATTGCTGGGATAGGTATTACGTTCGCGTCAGAGAGCTGGAAGAGTGTATAAAGATCATTCGTCAGGCTCTGGATGGAATGCCTCGTGATGGCGATGTTCATGCCACTTTACCAAAAAAGATTAGACCAAAATCGGGCCATGTTTACAGCAGGACTGAGAGTCCCCGCGGCGACCTCGGTTATTACATTGTCAGCGATGGAAGTGATATACCTTCCAGACTTAAACTGAGGTCACCGGCCTTTACAGCCTTAAGTTGCCTGGACGAAATTGCCCGAGGATGGATGATCTCTGATGTGATCGCTATTCTGGGTTCATTAGATATTGTACTGGGAGAGATCGATCGCTGATGGTTGATTATTTTCTCGAAATATTTTCTGGAATTCCATTTCTAGCATTTTCGCCTAATCTTTCATTCGTTCTGGCTGCAACCCTAGCAGGGCTTCCCTTATTTTTATTTATGGCGGTAAATGCTCTGGTTGCTGTCTATGCAGAGCGGAAAGTATCAGCCTTCATGCAGGATAGGTTGGGACCCATGGGCCAAGGTGTAGGTCTTCATGCAGGAAAATGGGGAATTCTTCAGACTGCGGCTGATGCTGTAAAGCTTATGACAAAAGAGGATATTATCCCGGCTACAGCAGATAGAAAGCTTTTTGTGATGGCTCCTTTCATTCTTTTTATCGGTTCTTTTTTGGCTTTTGCGGCACTTCCTTTTAATGAGCATGTGGTAGCAGCTGACTTCAATATTGGTCTATTCTACATTCTTGCAATGGGGTCGGTGGGTGTCATTGGTATCATCCTTGCAGGCTACAGTTCCAACAATAAATGGTCCCTCTACGGTGCAATGCGCTCCGCGGCGCAAATTGTAGGTTATGAGATTCCGGCAGGTTTGTCGCTGCTAACTGTGATAATGCTTTCAGGAAGCCTTGCTTTTAAAGATATTGTTGCTGCACAAACAGGCACTACCCTTGCTGTATTACCGAATTGGTTCATCTTTGATAACCCTTTTACTTTTGTCGCTTTCTGGCTTTTTTTCATTGCTGGTTTAGCTGAGGTTAACCGAACGCCTTTTGATTTACCTGAAGCTGAATCGGAACTAGTGGCCGGTTTCCATACCGAATACTCAGGCATGCGCTGGTCGTTCTTCTTCCTGACAGAATATGCCAATATGTTTATTGTGGCCGGTGTTGCCTCTCTTGTTTTTCTCGGTGGCTGGCTTAGTCCCATCCCCGGTTACTTTCAAGGGAATCTCTGGGGTATTTTCTGGTTTCTGTCAAAGGCTTCTTTTCTGATTTTTGTCATGATGTGGTTTCGTTGGACGTTTCCACGGTTGCGCACAGATCAACTCATGCGTTTGTGTTGGAAGTTTTTCCTACCTGCTTCGTTCGTAACCATCATTGGTGTTGGTTTCTGGGACCTATTATTGAGGTAATATTTTGAACTATCTATCTAATATCTGGGAAACAATTTCATCAATGTTTATAGGCATGAAGGTGACCATTGGGCACATGTTTAAGATCAGACGCGGAAATGTAACTCTTCAATATCCCGTAGAGCGCTGGCCCCAACCTGATCGTCACATCGGTTTCAGAGAAGACAGTTACAATGTGATTCGTTCCCGTCTCACCGTGGACATGGACGACTGCATCGGTTGTTTGAAGTGTGAACGTGCTTGTCCCGTTGACTGTATCAAGATTGAAACAGAAAAAGTTGATAAGGGTGCAGATATTCCAGAAGCTAATCACCGCGGTGTTACCTCACATGGAACCCAAAAAAGACTTCTTGTTACACGGTTTGATATCGATATGACTGAGTGTTGTTATTGCAACCTTTGCGTATACCCATGTCCTGAGGAATGTATTTTCATGGTGGGTGGGCCAAACTCAAGCAAGCATGAGATCGATTACGAATTTTCAGAATATGATCGTGGTGATATGATTTATCGTTTTGCGAAAGTTCCAACGGATGTTATCCAAACGTACGCAGAAACTAAAGATGATAAGGTGGAAGAGGCCGGATAAGTGACTGGTACGTCATTTATTTTTTGGATTGTTGCTTTAGTTACAGTTGCATCCGCCGCAATGGTGGTATTTTCAAAAAACCTCATTTATTCAGCTATGGCCCTACTGTTTACTCTTATGGGTGTTGCTGGGCTCTACGTCTTCCTATGGGCGGACTTTATCGCTGTGACTCAGATTCTCATTTACGTGGGGGGGATACTGGTGCTCATCATTTTCGGTATTATGCTCACTCATAGGATCACCAACGTCAGGCTGTCCCATTCCTCTATCCAGCAGGGTGTTGGGGGTGCCATCGTTTTGGTGATTTTTCTGGGGCTTACATCCATGATTCTTAAGGCACCGTGGTACAGGGCCACAGCTGTTGAGCCTCAGGAAACTGTCCGCCAGATAGGTCGGTTACTGATGATCGATTATCTGCTGCCGTTTGAAGTTGCCTCTGTCTTACTTCTTGCCGCACTTATGGGTGCTGCTCTTTTGTCCAGGAAGGTGGACTGATGGTGGATCTCAACAGTTATCTGGTTATCGGCGCCCTGCTTTTCTCACTGGGGCTTTTTGGTGTCATTACACGACGGAATGGTGTGGCGGTGCTTATGGGAGTGGAATTGATCCTTAACGCGGCCAATGTCAATTTTATAGCCTTTGCCCGGTTTGGCGGTATGGATTTTTCCGGCCATGTCTTTGCTCTGTTTGTCATCGTTATGGCGGCGGCGGAAGCGGCGGTGGCCCTGGCCATCATTTTGAATATTTTTAACAACATGGGAACCATCAACATTGATGAAGCCGATCAGCTGAAACAGTAGTGGTCAACTACGGTATAGCAATTCTTCTCCTGCCCCTTCTGGCCTTTGTGGCCCAGATTTTTGTGGGGAAGCGCCTTCCGAGAAATGGCGACTGGGTTTCCGTCGGGGCGGTGGCTCTAACGCTCTGTCTCTCCCTGGCAATGTTTGGCGTTATGTTGGTGAAATATGATCCTGAATTTTCTGTTGATCAGACTTGGACTTGGTTCGATCTTGGTTCGCTGAAAGTTCAAATAGGTATTCTTATAGATAACGTCACTGTTGTGATGCTCCTTGTGGTCTCTCTCGTTTCAACACTGGTTCATGTCTACTCCACAGCCTACATGGAAGGCGATCTGCGGTACTCCCGTTATTTCGCTTTCCTTTCACTTTTCACTTTCTCCATGAACGGTATCATTCTTGCTAACAGTCTTCTCGGAATCTATATTTTCTGGGAGTTGGTAGGTCTCAGTTCTTATCTCCTTATCGGACACTGGTTTGAGAAAGATTCGGCATCTGATGCCGCCAAGAAAGCATTTCTTGTTAACAGGGTGGGTGATATTGGCATGTTCATCGGTATCATGCTCTTTTTCACTGCCACCGGTTCCTTTCTATTCAGAGATGTTTTCGCCGGGGTGGAAAGTGGCCTTCTGTCTACAGAAACCCTCACCATTGCCGGACTCTGTCTGTTCGCCGGTGCTATCGGAAAATCGGCTCAGTTTCCGCTTCATGTCTGGTTGCCTGACGCTATGGAAGGCCCCACGCCCGTCAGTGCTCTCATACATGCTGCTACTATGGTGGCAGCCGGTGTCTATCTAACGTTCCGTCTTTTTCCCATTTTTACGCCGGCAGCGCTCACCGTCATCGCTTACATCGGTGGGTTCACCGCTATTTTTGCAGCAATCATTGCCGTAACACAGAATGATATTAAAAAGGTGCTAGCCTACTCAACGGTGAGTCAGCTCGGCTATATGATTCTGGCTATGGGCGTGGGGGCGTACACCTACGGACTTTTTCATCTTGTGACTCATGCTGCCTTCAAAGCGGGGCTTTTTCTCTGTAGCGGCAGTGTAATTCACGCCATGCATCACGCCTACCATGAACTCCATGATCATGAGTCCGATCCGCAGGATATGCGAAACATGGGTGGTATGAAGAGTAAGATGAAAACCACTTATCTCACCATGCTCATCTGCACGGTTGCGCTGGCAGGTGTTCCATTTACATCAGGTTTTCTCTCTAAGGATGCCATCCTTGCCGGCACGCTGTCTTTTACCATGCATCATCCTGAGCATTTCTTGCTGGCTTTGTTTGGATTTGGCGCTGCTTTTTTGACGGCTTTCTATATGTTCAGATTGGTCTTCATGACTTTTTACGGTGAACCTGTTCGGCGGGAAGTGTATGATAATATACACGAGTCGCCATCGGCCATGACGGCGCCTTTGGTGACCCTAGCCACACTGTCATTTTTTCTATTCTTCACTCTGCCGTATTTCAACCCGTTTTCTGATCACGGCTGGTTCACGGTGCTTATCGAGGCACAGGACTCCGTTGTGCCGGGGCACCTTAACCCCCCGGCCAACGAAATTGCGGGAGAGATGCATCATGCTCATATGCCGGCCATGTTCTTGTCAATTCTAATCGCCTTCAGCGGCATTGGCTTGGCGGTGCTCATGTATCTGCAAAAGCGAATCTCCGCCGATGATATGGCGGTGAAGCTGGCCCTGCCGTACAAACTTTCTTTTAACAAATTCTTTGTTGATGAAACGTATCAGCGTTATCTCATCAACCCTTCGCTTATCTTAGCCCGAATGATAGCCTTTGTCGATTGGGAGCTTTATGACAAATATATCGTGAACGGTTTCGGCAAGGTGTCGGTGTGGTTTTCCAGGATTGTGGGCATTCGCTGGGACTATGATATTCTTGATCAGAAGATTGTGGATGGTATAGGCCGGAGCATAAGCTTTTTTGGTTCAGGACTCCGCCTTGTTCAGACGGGAAAGGTTCAGAACTATCTTGTTTGGGTTCTGGCCGGAGTCATCATGATTTATGTCTGGCAAACCATTTAGTTAAAGAGGGAATTGAATCATATGGATTTCAATATTTTGAGTTGGTTGATCTGGGTGCCAGTGGTAGGTGCAATGGTTATTGTTGCTCTTCCCCGGGACAAAGCAGATGTTATCAAATGGGTGGCGGTCGCATTTACCGGGCTTCAACTCATTATTGCCGTCGTGCTCTGGATGAATTTTGATAAAGATTTTGTGGGTTTTCAGTTTATGGAGAAAGCGGCTTGGATTCCGTCTTTTAATATTACTTATATGCTGGGTGTGGATGGTCTTAGTCTCCCTATGGTGGTCCTGACGGCTTTGCTTTCATTCCTCTGCATATTTGTAAGCTGGAATATTGATAAAGCGCTGAAAGGCTATTTTTCTCTTTTCCTTCTTCTGGACGCGGGTATGGTAGGTGTTTTTGTCTCCCTGGACTTTTTTCTCTTCTATGTCTTTTGGGAGGTGATGCTCTTGCCCATGTATTTCCTCATCGGTATATGGGGAGGTCCCCAGCGCGAATATGCCGCCATCAAATTTTTTCTTTACACGCTGTTTGGTTCTGTTCTTATGCTGA from Candidatus Neomarinimicrobiota bacterium harbors:
- the xseA gene encoding exodeoxyribonuclease VII large subunit — translated: MGSHFSLTAETVDGGQSDIFSVSQITAEIKALLDGAFPAVWVEGEISNFTHHFASGHMYFTLKDEKAELRAAMFRGYNEHLKFPVENGMMVLANGDISVYEARGQYQLLVRRMEPAGVGTLYLAFEALKKKLEGEGLFDESRKQSLPPYPFRIGIVTSGSGATIQDIRNVLSRRAPHLELILRPTLVQGNAAAEDIISAIGELEKIGDLDCIIVGRGGGSLEDLWAFNEEKVVRRIAAATVPIISAIGHETDLTLSDFSADLRAPTPSTAAELVSPALSDIRSGLDEVAWRLGEGLKNRVQSSWQQLDGQVSRYGFQQPRVLLERGTEYLNETAERLARNVRVILAMKNANHGSVSGRLSAVNPTAILERGYAIPYTLPDKRNLKSVRGVKKGDRFSLHLSDGKLESEVKKISKDRK
- a CDS encoding exodeoxyribonuclease VII small subunit, whose translation is MTKKKSLKFEDSMKRLEKIVDQLEGDSASLEKSLKLFEEGMKLTEECRKMLEEAEEKIKNLLGEED
- a CDS encoding NAD(+)/NADH kinase, which gives rise to MKVAFWGNTQKEVFWELLPELTSWLQERGQKVFFTTHIHKRLEDKSKFNYSIIEEADDFKNVDFVLAMGGDGTILSAARGVEHRGTPIFGVHLGGLGFLAEGTIENMYTRLESIIAGNYTTFPRILVEAVIEGDTNTTVTALNDLVIDAGEGFRLMKCSLFSEGHFITSYSADGLIIATPTGSTAYNLAAGGPIVAPWLSLFTVTPICPHTLSSRPIVLPAKNDLTITFLEEEPGARLTVDGQLEYSIPANGRVVVRKADYEVNMITFEDSDYYQTLRTKMGWGQNNSGHQS
- a CDS encoding SDR family oxidoreductase: MNIDYRGKTVLVTGSSSGIGRAIAQAFAESSATVAVHYHSNENGGRETLESLNGKDHMLVQGDISLPHEASRIVEEVITGMDRMDILVNNAALIEQFNFDDLSYEEWVAIWDRTLGTNLVGHTNVSFCAIQQMKKRGGGKIVNISSRGAFRGEPTAPAYGASKAGINSFGQSMAQALIKHNIFIYTLAPGYVETERVSPILEGPEGNSIKNQSPFGRVAKPEEVARAAVLLASEGTDFMTGCIVDINGASYLRT
- a CDS encoding aminotransferase class V-fold PLP-dependent enzyme, with the protein product MTPEEFRKAGREVIDWIADYYEKVGEFPVMSQAAPGEVRSKLPPHPPVKGESFKDVMKDVEDIILPGISHWQSPNFYAFFPANASGPAILGDLLSSGFGVNGMLWATSPACTELETHIMDWLVEMLDLPKKFLSSSDGGGVIHDTASSATLCALLAGRERATDYGSNKSGVKSELTVYTSNQAHSSLEKAVKIAGLGKDNLRLIEVDETFAMKSETLSATIEEDLKNGKKPAFVCATSGTTSSTAFDPLPQIGRICKEKNIWLHVDAAMTGTAALCPEFRWVHEGLEMADSYCFNPHKWMLTNFDCDAFFVSNRKALLTTLSILPEYLKNKPSKSDAVIDYRDWQIPLGRRFRALKLWFVIRHYGLKGLKAHVRKGVELGQLFKSFVEKDDRFEIMAPAPLNLVCFRAKTSDEINEAILFKLNSSGKMYLTHTKLNNKYTLRLCVGSPLTEQSNIESTWHRITETYENEK
- a CDS encoding CoA-binding protein — translated: MNEPETIEQIFNMKTVAVVGMSPKPERPSHYVAMYLKTNGYKIIPVNPGQNNISGMVCYPDLQSIQEQVDVVDVFRRPEHTVPISEAAVEIGAKALWLQDGVINQEATKLAEDAGLLVVVNDCMLRRHRQLFGKL
- a CDS encoding proline dehydrogenase, with the protein product MGFLNSSLNLLLPLLPRNVLRPFAMRYVAGDTEGDALGVVYELNQLGFSATLDILGEHSKSVEEAKVITESYIRLFEVIADSSLDCNISIKLTHLGLGYDDKLAEDNLFALLETAKRIDNFLRIDMENSPYTDITLSLYEKCKSRYAGVGPVLQAYLHRSETDLKRLNGDNFNVRICKGIYREPEESAFHNREEIRENYIKLVQAGLLDEAFIGIATHDIYLIDTLETWIENQAISKDSYEFQVLYGVPMGNRLEQLLEDGHKVRYYIPFGDQWHTYAIRRFKENPKIASYIVRNFFRK